The nucleotide window AAGATGCAACAACGAATCAGACggaaaatgcaaatgaaaatgcCACAGATACGAATGACGGATCGCAGGCTGAAACTGATTCAAAATCAACAAGCGACTCTCAGACAGAGAAGCTCACGGAAGAAAGTACAGTGTCCGACAATGAAGAAGTACAAAATGAAAAGCCAGTAGAGGAAGATGCATCGGAAGACTCGATACCAGAAGAGAAAGAGACTCCGTCGAGTCACGATAGTGCCCAAGAAGGGGCGCATCAAGAACTTTAaggaaaggaaatttatttaaaagtgtgTGACTTTTTATGATTGACCGATTGCGCTTCGGTTGATAAATTAGGCAATTTACTATGTTGTAGGGCAGGATTACGAGATGCATTTAAAGAAACCTAAATCAAAGTCACGAAATTGTATTATTGTCGCTGAACGAATTATTTCGCAAatgtgaatattgaaatgttgttctatttaattaaatacgttTGTATGAGAGTCtatgaaatcaatttattcatttcttcatacaggaaagtaaataaaatcgATACTTCACAGTGTCTCACATACAGAAAACGAAAACAATCGTAATGTTTATATAAAGGATTTTATGTTTTAAGTGCCAAGTAGTTGAAAGCTATTCGGGATTGTATTTAACATGATGTAAATTGCGAAACAATTTCAGATAATTACGACACAATCAAACAGCACTGTATTTTGCAGTAGAACATTTCTTATTGAAGTCATTATTTACAAATGACAAAATATTCTACTTGGTCAGATTTCAGTTCGtatgaatacaatatttaattgtgATACTTCTTGATACTATATTCCTAAACATGCTGTACGCTATAGCTTAAAGCTGATTTTTTTATCAACATCTACATCGAGCGTCATAATTACTTACATACATACATTCATACATACGAGGTGATGTCTTTATCAATAAGAATGTAATGTTTTACTCTGTATTGTTCATTCCTGATTAATTCATCCTCACTACAAGATGCCTAACTTCTATGAATCGTACGTGTGTTCCACTGTACCGATAGTATAATTCATTTTAGAATATGATGCTAATATACTGAATTTTGTAACTGTTTAATGTATACTATTTATTCTATGTACTCATGGTACTAAGCGAGCTAAATCTGTTTCTAATCATGTTATTCAAGAATTCGATAATCCTTTCGAATCATTCCAATGATTAcatatgtaatttaaagtcctcgattgtgttattattattaaattttgggaaaataaaacaatgtgtaagatattaatgaaattagtaCTGATATAAATCAGTGCAATGTCTTTGGATTATATTATTGCAAAGAAGGCATAGATATCTTACAAAAGTCTTCCTATAGTCGACACAATTTGATCTTATTTATCTTACGGTATTATTTAAGacagtgttattattaattatgtacaattcgtatatatattttaaggaaatagatatttatatactgtacacgttattattattaagatgtTTTTCTTTCGCTTGTTTTTGTATTCCAATTATTAGCATTGGTATTGATcacgttaaaatgaaaaaaaaattgaagatcAATTTGATGATACcttcaatttaataaacaatcatTGTACTATATATTTggtatttacaataattacaataaatttatgaaacatatttcttttaagttattaacattttcttggctacaaaacattttatgagattcaatatttttaaataccgCGACACTTTTAAAACGCGCAATTTAAATTTTTCGCAGTATTTTGGTAAATTACTACTAGATGGCTCTGATCTGATGACTAACGATGAACATGTGAGTGGAGGAGTTCTGctgtttgtaaataaataataaattataataactcGACTttttcacattgatttataacaatatatatattacacttACTGGTGTCTGTATCTGAGTATTTGTCTCCGATTTCGTAGTAATAAAATCAACAATATACACGTTACATTATATGTTAACGATAcaataaagtttcaataaataattaattatgattTTGCGCCAAATCGCCAGCAGATTGCTGAAGAGGGCTGTTCCTGCACtggtaaatattttgaaaattctattgtggcaagttattttataaattcatgtaCTTTTTTTCATTGCACAGTACGCtacaagttttatatttaataatcaatcAGAAACAAAAAGACCTACAGTAGAAGAGAAATTAAATCTTGAACCTCCAGATATTAAGAAACTAACTGTTGAATATATGATACAACAGTCAATAGTAGattctataaataatgcaaCTCAAGCACTGAACATTGCTTACATGGCAGTAATGAGAACAAGTAATGAATAtaagtttgtattttattgttacaatcATATAAGGTTACAATGGTAACATTCATAACGATGATTTATGTTTTTCTTTAGGAGTTTATTATGTTcactaatttctttaacaaagGATACTTTAGAATTTCATGTTAATGATGAACATTGGGACTTGATAGTTGAAACAAGATCAGAAGTACAAACTAAAAAGGAACAGTTAAACGTAAGAGTAAACATAACAAGTTTCTATTTATACATTCTGATCtaatagtaaatattctaatatgtatatatatatttgttattagaaaCTAACAGGGTATGTTCAATATGTACAAAAAATGGCAGTAGCAGCGTCGGATCTAAGTTACCTTTCTGGAATGGATAATTTGTGTTTCTCACTGACTAAACAAATTGATGATGTCTTCAAAAGTATGCAACAGGAATCTGAGTTTATTGCAACATTAGAACAGGAGTATTGTGATATACAAGAACAGTGCATTAGGAATTGTAAGTAATATCATGATAGTTCAAAAATAAGTACataaatgaatgatttattgttatttttattctttcagcAACTAATTCAGACAATAAGGAGTCTACTGAATAATTTGAGAGAAATTTCATTATCTGCTCAATGTTCAAAACttgtttaaaatgtatataattatcaatcattttaatagaaatgtttataataaaagttattaaaataataacaggATTGTATAACTGAAGAGAATAAAGGATAGTGAAATTATATGCAGATCATTTAAAAGACTTTGGTTGCTTAGGCATCAAGATGTATTGATACAATATGTCTACCAGGTATCATTGCCAGACCAAGTGTTCTTGCTTCTGTGTGATCCTCAGATAAGAATTCAGTACATGATCCTAATATCACATTGGCATCACGATCAGTACATAAAAATGCTCCTATTAAAACTCGACCATCTGTCATTTTTATTCGCAAGTACCTACTCAGCCATCCACGTAATTTCTGTCTTGCAGGAGAATCCTTTGTACTAATGGCCTATCACAGTTGTAcaatgttacattaattttctataaaatatcaatgttactaataaaaaatatttaacattcattaTACCCTATGTATATAGTAAATTATCTAAACTTATCaaatgaatgtttcttttttatttatatctatttttttttaaataacttactACATATTATTGTTCTTAAAGatagaaagtatttaatataagcAATTCATAATACTTCAGAGGTTAGGAGGCTCGTTAATGTTTCTATAGTGGAACAATATTTATCTAAGGCAGCAATACATGATcatttacaataaaact belongs to Nomia melanderi isolate GNS246 chromosome 12, iyNomMela1, whole genome shotgun sequence and includes:
- the Sbat gene encoding LSMD1 domain-containing protein Sbat — encoded protein: MKEGHNVSNVTKDDCVHENGEAISTKDSPARQKLRGWLSRYLRIKMTDGRVLIGAFLCTDRDANVILGSCTEFLSEDHTEARTLGLAMIPGRHIVSIHLDA
- the LOC116424098 gene encoding uncharacterized protein LOC116424098 isoform X2 yields the protein MNILLKRAVPALYATSFIFNNQSETKRPTVEEKLNLEPPDIKKLTVEYMIQQSIVDSINNATQALNIAYMAVMRTSNEYKSLLCSLISLTKDTLEFHVNDEHWDLIVETRSEVQTKKEQLNKLTGYVQYVQKMAVAASDLSYLSGMDNLCFSLTKQIDDVFKSMQQESEFIATLEQEYCDIQEQCIRNSTNSDNKESTE
- the LOC116424098 gene encoding uncharacterized protein LOC116424098 isoform X1; this encodes MILRQIASRLLKRAVPALYATSFIFNNQSETKRPTVEEKLNLEPPDIKKLTVEYMIQQSIVDSINNATQALNIAYMAVMRTSNEYKSLLCSLISLTKDTLEFHVNDEHWDLIVETRSEVQTKKEQLNKLTGYVQYVQKMAVAASDLSYLSGMDNLCFSLTKQIDDVFKSMQQESEFIATLEQEYCDIQEQCIRNSTNSDNKESTE